From a single Pirellulaceae bacterium genomic region:
- a CDS encoding ABC transporter permease, which translates to MLLPWEYSVRNLARRPVRTALTMMALATVVMLVFVVVGFIRGLEQSLTASGDENVVLVYSVNSEENIENSSIPARTPSLLTASVDGTVKRFGLNHASPELYAGTRVKSENNEGGLGLVRGVTLAAPLVRRTVQLIDGTWPGDGEVMVGRLAAAKLGSSEDEIAIGKSIEFEGRSWNVSGRFAAGGAAYESEIWCRLSDFQTASKRQDISLVALLFVPGSSPAEVELFCKERTDLELRAIAETEYYATLQQHYKPVRLLAWLVVVLVSSAGIFAGLNMMYGAVAGRVREIATLQAMGYRRRAILISLIQEGVLLSAAGSLFSGVIALSLLNGLAVRFTMGAFTLRIDGVAILIGCSVGLLLGVVGALPPALKALRAEVAASLKAV; encoded by the coding sequence ATGCTGCTTCCCTGGGAATACAGTGTTCGCAATCTGGCCAGGCGACCCGTGCGCACTGCATTAACGATGATGGCACTGGCCACTGTCGTTATGTTGGTGTTTGTTGTGGTTGGGTTCATTCGTGGACTTGAACAGTCGTTGACCGCAAGCGGCGACGAAAACGTCGTATTGGTTTACTCGGTGAACTCGGAGGAGAACATTGAGAATTCATCAATCCCCGCCCGGACACCATCCTTATTGACTGCCAGTGTAGATGGAACGGTCAAGCGATTTGGGCTCAACCATGCGTCGCCGGAGTTATACGCAGGCACACGAGTTAAAAGCGAAAACAATGAAGGCGGATTGGGATTGGTGCGGGGGGTAACTCTCGCCGCGCCACTGGTTCGACGAACAGTTCAGTTGATCGATGGTACTTGGCCAGGTGACGGCGAGGTGATGGTAGGGCGATTGGCGGCCGCAAAGCTAGGAAGCAGCGAAGATGAAATCGCCATCGGAAAGAGTATTGAATTCGAGGGACGTTCGTGGAACGTCAGTGGAAGATTCGCCGCCGGGGGTGCTGCATATGAATCTGAGATTTGGTGCAGGTTGTCAGATTTTCAAACTGCATCAAAGCGGCAAGACATTAGTTTGGTCGCGTTGCTCTTTGTGCCGGGCAGTTCCCCCGCTGAAGTTGAGTTGTTTTGCAAGGAACGCACAGACCTCGAGCTTCGGGCGATAGCGGAAACAGAGTATTACGCAACGTTACAACAACATTATAAGCCCGTTCGTTTGTTGGCGTGGCTGGTAGTAGTGCTGGTGTCCAGTGCGGGGATATTCGCTGGACTGAACATGATGTACGGAGCGGTCGCGGGCCGTGTCAGGGAGATTGCGACGTTGCAGGCGATGGGTTATCGCCGACGCGCCATCCTGATCAGTCTGATCCAAGAAGGTGTGCTACTATCCGCGGCTGGATCGCTGTTTTCTGGGGTAATCGCATTGAGCTTGCTGAATGGATTGGCCGTGAGGTTCACTATGGGTGCATTTACGTTACGCATCGACGGTGTAGCAATTTTAATTGGTTGCAGTGTCGGACTGCTATTGGGTGTCGTTGGTGCGTTACCACCGGCACTGAAAGCGCTGCGAGCAGAAGTCGCAGCGAGCCTTAAAGCTGTTTAG